In Bacillus rossius redtenbacheri isolate Brsri chromosome 15, Brsri_v3, whole genome shotgun sequence, one genomic interval encodes:
- the LOC134539645 gene encoding uncharacterized protein LOC134539645 produces the protein MKLFGCVVSLYSAVGPLFYVARILGAAPMTTIPGNLAQKYQLSWKWISYSAALMLLFLGYSFCHPFYLHSTGPYSRNMAFAVIIQMKHGLLMFLAVYYHWSRSREVLALMAKIDESFLHNRKAFYQRAFILIFLKMFFLLVLKLSLHICLEITLMPSSTGLPNTVYSCYSQAFLEVLMLEFTTLVLLLKQRLSELNEQVQCVIEVCRAHPYRVRAAHLRCLMDFHEELCRVCELINSRFEAQMLVIFTVYFGFLVTYVSSEVHSLLECCGSGCLMPEKLLLIIYITSDHLSQMSAIILFCGCATREAARLRRLLLTLDFLQVPDPCVARNVQRFLTQASAGRIRFSVYGLFELKGSTIFSALNMAISYIIILIQAKRQ, from the exons ATGAAGCTCTTCGGGTGCGTGGTCAGCCTGTACTCGGCTGTCGGGCCTCTCTTCTACGTGGCCAGGATCTTGGGGGCCGCTCCAATGACCACCATTCCTGGTAATCTTGCCCAGAAGTACCAGCTGTCTTGGAAATGGATATCCTACTCTGCTGCTTTAATGTTGCTGTTCCTAGGCTACTCATTTTGCCACCCTTTTTACCTCCATTCTACGGGGCCTTACTCGAGGAACATGGCATTCGCCGTGATCATCCAGATGAAGCACGGACTGCTGATGTTTCTGGCGGTGTATTACCATTGGAGCCGGAGCCGTGAAGTGCTGGCACTGATGGCCAAAATCGACGAGTCCTTCTTGCACAACAGGAAAGCATTCTATCAACGTGCTTTCATCCTCATTTTCCTGAAGATGTTTTTCCTGCTGGTCTTAAAACTATCCCTGCACATCTGCTTGGAGATCACACTCATGCCATCGTCAACAGGGCTACCCAACACTGTGTACTCGTGCTACAGCCAGGCGTTCCTCGAGGTCTTGATGCTAGAATTCACGACACTCGTGCTGCTGCTGAAGCAGCGCCTCTCCGAGCTGAACGAACAGGTCCAGTGCGTGATAGAAGTGTGCCGGGCCCACCCATACCGGGTGCGCGCAGCTCACCTCCGATGCCTCATGGACTTCCACGAGGAACTCTGCAGGGTGTGCGAGCTCATCAACTCCAG GTTCGAGGCGCAGATGCTGGTCATATTCACAGTCTACTTTGGATTCCTAGTCACCTACGTGTCCTCGGAAGTGCACTCGCTGCTGGAATGCTGCGGCAGCGGATGCCTGATGCCGGAGAAGCTGTTGCTAATCATCTACATCACCAGCGACCACCTGTCGCAGATGTCGGCGATCATTTTATTCTGCGGCTGCGCGACCAGGGAAGCAGCCCGCCTGCGCCGACTGCTGCTGACGCTGGACTTCCTCCAGGTGCCCGACCCATGTGTGGCTCGGAATGTCCAGCGGTTTCTCACGCAGGCCTCGGCCGGCCGGATCCGGTTCAGCGTCTACGGCCTCTTCGAGTTGAAGGGCAGCACCATCTTCTCCGCCCTCAACATGGCCATTTCCTACATCATCATCCTCATTCAAGCAAAGCGACAGTAA